The Primulina tabacum isolate GXHZ01 chromosome 16, ASM2559414v2, whole genome shotgun sequence genome window below encodes:
- the LOC142528758 gene encoding uncharacterized protein LOC142528758, with amino-acid sequence MVVKMMRWRPWPLLISRKYEVKLAELRFEGGDWMQESPEKENGSLAVEIRWKGPKFSLGSFRRSVKRNCTREENVRRVDEINGAVLVEWGEEFQTICSLSGYKDNVFHPWEINFTVLHGMYQGVKNKYSVVGSAVLNLADYMSRATEPAIDIKIPLTLSGGGIEHCPFLHISLGLLELRATLEPTELLQSPIIPVPSPAASVETSSTEKDEVSALKAGFRKVKLFTEYVSTRKAKKACREGEGSDGRCSVKSEGDYAYPADSDSLEDSEDGETEENKEESTVRKSFSYGTLAHANYVGVSYYSSARISNEAEDLIYYSNRRRSDVGCSRVEDSSFCMPDKLSIENSKRSILPWRKRKLSFRSPPKTKGEPLLKKAYGEDGGDDIDFDRRQLSSDESLSFGLHRTDEDSNTNRSSVSEFGDDSFTIGTWEQKKITSRDGHMKIQTQVFFSSIDQRSERAAGESACTALVAVIADWLQNNHNLMPIKSQFDTLIRDGSWEWRNLCVNDTYRELFPDKHFDLDTVIEAKIRDLCVVPAKSFIGFFLPDVVEGGNFDFLHGAMSFDSIWDEINHSSSDAEARIFIVSWNDHFFVLKVERDAYYIIDTLGERLYEGCNQAYILKFDKNTTIYKQPNAGQSSEDKPMNSTEASQEGKYSIESEEQMTNEEENEVVCRGKEACKEYIKSFLAAIPIRELEADIKKGLMKSTPLHHRLQIEFHFTRLQHD; translated from the exons ATGGTGGTGAAGATGATGAGGTGGAGGCCTTGGCCGCTGCTGATTTCGAGAAAATATGAGGTTAAGCTCGCGGAGCTGAGGTTCGAGGGTGGTGATTGGATGCAGGAGAGTCCAGAGAAGGAGAATGGCAGTCTTGCGGTGGAGATCAGATGGAAGGGTCCCAAGTTTTCTTTGGGCTCATTCAGGAGAAGTGTGAAAAGAAACTGTACTCGTGAGGAGAATGTGAGAAGGGTTGATGAGATAAACGGTGCCGTTTTGGTGGAGTGGGGAGAGGAGTTTCAGACCATTTGCAGCCTTTCTGGGTACAAAGACAATGTTTTTCATCCTTGGGAGATCAACTTCACTGTTTTGCAT GGGATGTATCAAGGGGTGAAGAACAAATATTCTGTCGTTGGATCAGCAGTCCTGAATCTTGCTGATTATATGTCTAGGGCGACCGAGCCAGCCATTGACATCAAAATTCCCTTGACATTATCTGGTGGCGGGATCGAGCATTGTCCCTTCCTTCAT ATATCTCTTGGCTTATTGGAACTTAGAGCCACACTAGAACCAACGGAGCTGTTGCAAAGTCCAATAATACCTGTTCCATCTCCTGCAGCATCTGTAGAAACTTCTTCTACTGAGAAAGACGAGGTTTCTGCATTAAAAGCTGGTTTTAGGAAGGTAAAATTATTTACCGAGTATGTTTCTACCCGTAAAGCTAAAAAGGCATGCCGTGAGGGGGAGGGTAGCGACGGCCGGTGCTCAGTCAAGAGTGAGGGTGATTATGCCTACCCTGCTGACTCCGATTCTCTTGAAGATTCTGAGGATGGGGAAACTGAGGAAAATAAGGAAGAATCCACGGTCCGAAAGTCATTTAGCTATGGGACACTGGCGCATGCTAATTACGTTGGTGTGTCGTATTATTCCAGTGCTAGAATCAGTAATGAAGCTGAGGATTTGATTTACTACAGCAACCGACGTAGGTCGGATGTTGGTTGCTCTCGCGTAGAGGATTCGAGTTTTTGCATGCCCGATAAATTATCGATAGAGAATTCCAAACGTAGCATTTTGCCTTGGAGGAAGAGGAAGCTGAGTTTTAGGTCTCCTCCTAAGACTAAAGGGGAGCCATTACTTAAAAAGGCTTATGGAGAAGATGGTGGAGATGATATAGACTTTGACCGTAGGCAGCTCAGCTCGGATGAATCTCTCTCTTTTGGG TTGCACAGAACTGATGAAGACTCCAACACAAATCGATCATCAGTATCAGAGTTTGGTGATGATAGTTTTACCATTGGCACATGGGAGCAGAAAAAAATAACAAGCAGGGATGGGCATATGAAGATTCAAACACAAGTATTTTTTTCTTCCATCGATCAGAGAAGCGAACGTGCTGCTGGAGAAAGTGCCTGTACAGCTCTTGTTGCTGTTATTGCCGATTGGCTACAGAACAACCATAATCTCATGCCCATTAAATCGCAGTTTGATACTTTGATCAGAGATGGTTCCTGGGAATGGAGAAATCTTTGTGTCAATGATACATACAGGGAACTGTTTCCTGATAAGCATTTTGATCTGGATACTGTCATCGAAGCCAAAATCCGCGATCTTTGTGTAGTTCCAGCGAAATCATTTATCGGGTTTTTCCTTCCTGATGTGGTGGAGGGTGGAAACTTCGATTTTCTGCACGGAGCAATGTCGTTTGACAGTATATGGGATGAGATTAATCATTCCTCTAGTGATGCCGAGGCTAGAATTTTCATAGTTAGTTGGAACGATCATTTTTTCGTTCTGAAGGTTGAAAGAGATGCTTACTATATTATCGACACATTAGGGGAGCGACTGTACGAGGGATGCAACCAGGCTTATATACTAAAATTTGACAAGAACACAACCATCTATAAACAGCCGAATGCTGGTCAATCATCAGAAGATAAACCTATGAACTCAACCGAAGCTTCCCAAGAAGGGAAATATTCTATTGAATCCGAGGAACAAATGACGAACGAAGAAGAAAACGAGGTTGTTTGTCGAGGAAAAGAGGCCTGCAAGGAGTACATAAAAAGTTTCTTGGCTGCTATTCCGATTAGAGAACTTGAAGCTGATATCAAGAAAGGTTTGATGAAATCAACGCCTCTCCATCACCGTCTGCAGATAGAGTTTCACTTCACTCGACTACAACACGATTAG